In one window of Leptospira sp. WS92.C1 DNA:
- a CDS encoding STAS domain-containing protein — MDTKSDQIQHSTNDMKLTIEHISSAGTLPGPAVIIQIQGVINIFSAKQLKDAFNESIENEVYILLIDLSGVKSMDSSGIASFIGAHARLSKIPNAAIILHSLTPEIEKMLELTRLKSLFKTASNFSESIRMLSV; from the coding sequence ATGGATACCAAAAGCGATCAAATCCAACACTCGACCAACGATATGAAACTGACGATCGAGCATATTTCATCAGCCGGAACCTTGCCGGGACCTGCGGTGATCATTCAGATTCAAGGTGTGATCAACATATTTTCCGCCAAACAATTGAAAGACGCTTTTAACGAATCCATAGAAAACGAAGTTTACATTCTCCTAATAGATCTTTCCGGAGTAAAGAGCATGGATTCTTCGGGAATTGCATCCTTTATCGGAGCTCATGCCCGACTGAGCAAAATCCCAAATGCAGCGATCATATTGCACTCCCTGACCCCCGAAATTGAAAAAATGCTCGAGCTTACGCGATTAAAATCACTTTTCAAAACTGCTTCTAATTTTTCTGAATCGATCCGAATGTTAAGTGTATAA
- a CDS encoding helix-turn-helix domain-containing protein, giving the protein MNMLGGFLQEELLMEISRFGAFFALIIGIGRLIKARSQIDYLLSALLVLTAVFQYFDEATINTISYVWMKRFLFQIDLIALSTCGILVYLISIMMFSSDSKLPNKYYWNLMPPIVLSIPIASLYDQQNGFEFNLFLYLTDLFVIGYVGMAVYRMFRNDAFDFRTAKSKVLAVLIIMVSFCAALEIVGIVMENKFLVLLSGAITTFEIIYFYYVSVYFQDFLSEQVATETQKNVIKKSLLSDVDIEALEKQLSYLIQEERIYLDEDIRLPSVAEELGVSVHQLSSYLNDHKGINFNNYINQFRVEEAKSILINDPSRSVISVGNAVGFNSNSVFHRAFLRETGMSPKKFRESQIFKKHSYTLN; this is encoded by the coding sequence GTGAACATGCTCGGTGGGTTTTTACAAGAAGAATTGCTGATGGAAATATCGCGGTTCGGGGCGTTTTTCGCCCTTATTATCGGAATTGGTCGTTTGATCAAGGCAAGAAGTCAAATTGACTACTTGCTTTCGGCGCTTTTAGTGTTGACTGCGGTATTTCAATATTTCGACGAAGCCACTATAAACACAATATCCTATGTTTGGATGAAACGATTTTTATTTCAGATCGATTTAATCGCTCTTTCAACTTGCGGAATTCTCGTTTATCTCATCTCTATCATGATGTTTTCCAGTGATTCAAAGCTACCTAACAAGTATTATTGGAATCTAATGCCGCCGATTGTCTTGTCGATTCCTATCGCCAGTTTATACGATCAACAAAACGGATTCGAATTTAATTTATTTCTCTATCTTACGGATCTATTCGTGATCGGTTATGTCGGGATGGCTGTTTATAGAATGTTTCGTAACGATGCTTTTGATTTTCGAACCGCAAAATCGAAGGTATTGGCAGTTTTGATAATCATGGTTTCGTTTTGCGCAGCGCTGGAAATCGTGGGGATCGTAATGGAAAATAAATTTCTGGTCCTGCTTTCGGGAGCGATTACGACGTTTGAAATCATCTACTTTTATTATGTAAGCGTTTATTTTCAGGATTTCCTGAGCGAACAAGTCGCGACTGAAACTCAAAAGAATGTTATTAAAAAATCTTTGTTAAGCGACGTGGATATAGAAGCGCTTGAAAAACAATTGAGCTATCTGATCCAGGAAGAAAGAATTTATCTGGATGAGGACATTCGACTTCCGAGCGTTGCCGAAGAGCTCGGGGTTTCCGTTCATCAATTGTCTTCCTACTTGAACGATCATAAGGGAATTAACTTTAACAATTACATCAATCAATTCCGGGTGGAAGAGGCTAAGTCGATTCTGATCAACGATCCGAGTCGTTCGGTGATCTCTGTAGGAAACGCTGTGGGTTTTAATTCGAACTCCGTCTTTCATCGCGCTTTTTTGCGAGAAACCGGGATGTCGCCAAAGAAGTTTAGAGAATCTCAGATATTTAAAAAACATTCCTATACCTTAAATTAG